In Pseudomonas deceptionensis, a single window of DNA contains:
- a CDS encoding AbrB family transcriptional regulator, giving the protein MLESGLKHWWGTPLVGLAGGYLASLIGWPLPWMVGSLLAIILVRCLTPWQLAEIPGGRKCGQWIVGIGIGLHFTPVVMEQVLSHFWLILAGALLTSVSSVIGVWLMRRSGEDRATAFFSSMPGGSGEMVNLGARNGAVLSRVAAGQSLRVLMVVLCVPAAFKYLLGEGAPALQPASIDFYWLALLFPAGALMAWIWQRLRQPNPWLFGPLLISAGASILWDLHIGLPDGSSQMGQWLIGSGLGCHFNRAFFRRAPSFIGRTLLGTALTMLIAGLCALGLSALTRLDLRSMTLGMMPGGIAEMSLTAETLQLSVPLVTALQVMRLIFVLFLAEPLFRYWTRDR; this is encoded by the coding sequence ATGCTTGAGTCTGGACTCAAACACTGGTGGGGGACGCCGCTGGTCGGTTTGGCGGGGGGCTACCTCGCCAGCCTGATCGGCTGGCCATTGCCATGGATGGTCGGCTCGCTGCTCGCGATCATCCTGGTACGTTGCCTGACACCCTGGCAACTGGCCGAGATTCCGGGCGGGCGTAAATGCGGACAGTGGATTGTGGGCATTGGTATCGGCCTGCACTTCACACCGGTGGTGATGGAGCAGGTGCTGTCGCACTTCTGGCTGATCCTGGCAGGCGCCCTGCTCACCAGTGTCTCGAGCGTGATCGGTGTATGGCTGATGCGTCGCAGTGGCGAGGATCGTGCCACGGCATTCTTCTCCAGCATGCCCGGCGGCTCGGGCGAGATGGTTAACCTCGGCGCACGCAATGGCGCCGTGTTGAGCCGCGTAGCAGCAGGCCAGAGCCTTAGGGTCCTGATGGTTGTGCTGTGCGTCCCGGCAGCCTTCAAATACCTGCTGGGCGAAGGCGCTCCCGCCTTGCAACCCGCCTCAATCGACTTTTACTGGCTGGCGCTGTTGTTTCCGGCAGGGGCTTTGATGGCCTGGATCTGGCAACGCCTGCGCCAGCCCAATCCATGGCTGTTCGGGCCACTGCTGATCAGCGCCGGCGCCAGCATCCTGTGGGATTTGCATATCGGCCTGCCTGATGGCAGCAGCCAGATGGGGCAATGGTTGATTGGCAGCGGGCTGGGTTGTCACTTCAATCGGGCGTTCTTTCGCCGGGCACCGTCCTTCATCGGCCGGACACTGCTGGGCACAGCCCTGACGATGCTGATCGCCGGCCTCTGCGCACTGGGCTTGAGTGCCCTGACCCGGCTCGACCTGCGTTCCATGACCCTTGGGATGATGCCAGGCGGCATTGCGGAAATGAGCCTGACGGCAGAGACACTGCAACTGTCCGTACCTCTGGTCACAGCCTTGCAGGTCATGCGCCTGATCTTCGTGCTGTTTTTAGCAGAACCCCTGTTCAGGTACTGGACCCGAGACCGCTGA
- the ung gene encoding uracil-DNA glycosylase, which produces MTSDDRIKLEPVWKQALREEFDKPYMAELREFLRQEHAAGKEIYPPGPLIFNALNLTPLDKIKVVILGQDPYHGPGQAHGLCFSVQPGIPTPPSLVNIYKELKRDLNIDIAPHGCLQHWAEQGVLLLNTTMTVERANAASHAKKGWEHFTDRIIEVVSEQQPKLVFLLWGAHAQSKQKLIDATKHLVLTSVHPSPLSAYRGFIGNGHFSRTNKFLEQNGLSPIDWKLPPVQA; this is translated from the coding sequence ATGACGTCGGATGACCGTATAAAACTTGAACCTGTCTGGAAGCAGGCTTTGCGTGAAGAGTTCGATAAACCCTATATGGCCGAGCTGCGTGAGTTCCTGCGCCAGGAACATGCGGCCGGCAAAGAGATCTACCCGCCGGGGCCGCTGATCTTCAATGCCCTTAACCTCACACCGCTGGACAAGATCAAGGTTGTGATCCTCGGCCAGGACCCTTACCACGGCCCGGGCCAGGCACATGGGTTGTGCTTTTCAGTACAGCCCGGTATCCCGACACCGCCTTCGCTGGTCAATATCTATAAAGAGCTCAAGCGCGACTTGAATATCGACATCGCCCCCCATGGCTGCTTGCAGCATTGGGCCGAGCAGGGTGTTTTGCTGCTCAATACGACGATGACAGTGGAGCGTGCCAATGCCGCGTCCCATGCCAAAAAAGGCTGGGAGCACTTCACTGACCGGATTATCGAGGTGGTGAGCGAGCAGCAACCCAAGCTTGTGTTCTTGTTGTGGGGCGCCCATGCGCAAAGCAAACAAAAGCTGATCGATGCAACCAAACATCTGGTGCTGACATCAGTTCACCCTTCGCCGCTGTCCGCCTATCGGGGGTTTATCGGTAACGGGCACTTCAGTCGCACCAACAAGTTCCTTGAGCAAAACGGCTTGTCGCCGATCGACTGGAAACTGCCGCCGGTCCAGGCGTGA
- a CDS encoding cysteine-rich CWC family protein gives MTTPDICPVCGARNDCSMANPDTVDQPCWCYGVSIDPKVIQALPLSQRDLTCLCPRCAQVQNQLPTAQPKHLT, from the coding sequence ATGACCACACCCGATATTTGCCCCGTCTGTGGCGCTCGCAACGATTGCTCAATGGCAAACCCGGACACCGTGGATCAACCCTGCTGGTGCTATGGCGTCAGCATTGACCCCAAGGTCATCCAGGCATTGCCACTCTCGCAGCGCGACCTGACGTGCCTGTGCCCTCGCTGTGCACAGGTTCAAAACCAATTGCCGACAGCGCAACCCAAGCACCTCACGTAA
- a CDS encoding pseudouridine synthase produces MRVDRFLSNLPQFNRQQVRLLLIEKRIQVDGQIICDPRHEIRAFSHIEFDGQVLQAGKPARYFMLHKPPGCVSATQDPEHPTVLDLLDEPDKHELHIAGRLDFNTSGLMLITNDGHWSRRLTQPQTKLPKVYYVETEQPITAAYVTKFNEGVYFAYEDLTTLPAELELLGPRSARLSIVEGRYHQVKRMFGFFDNKVVGLHRESIGALVLDSQLAPGQYRALSPPEILLF; encoded by the coding sequence ATGCGCGTAGACCGTTTTCTGAGCAACTTGCCCCAGTTCAACCGCCAACAAGTACGCTTGCTACTGATAGAGAAACGTATCCAGGTGGATGGACAGATCATTTGCGATCCGCGCCACGAAATCCGGGCATTCAGCCATATCGAGTTCGATGGTCAAGTCTTGCAGGCCGGCAAGCCTGCACGCTATTTCATGCTGCATAAGCCGCCGGGATGTGTGAGCGCCACCCAGGACCCGGAGCACCCAACCGTGCTCGATCTGCTGGACGAGCCGGACAAGCACGAACTGCACATCGCAGGCCGGCTGGACTTCAATACCAGCGGGCTGATGCTGATCACCAATGACGGCCACTGGTCGCGCCGCCTGACCCAACCGCAGACCAAACTGCCCAAGGTGTATTACGTCGAGACAGAGCAGCCAATTACCGCTGCGTACGTCACCAAATTCAATGAAGGCGTCTATTTCGCCTATGAAGACCTGACGACACTGCCCGCCGAACTCGAGTTGCTCGGCCCTCGCAGTGCGCGCTTGAGTATCGTTGAGGGTCGTTATCATCAGGTCAAACGCATGTTTGGCTTCTTCGACAACAAAGTCGTGGGCCTGCACCGCGAAAGCATCGGCGCACTGGTGCTCGACAGCCAACTGGCTCCGGGGCAATACCGGGCGCTCAGCCCCCCGGAAATCCTGTTGTTCTGA
- a CDS encoding alpha/beta fold hydrolase, translating to MKPEVAVLDIQGQYRIHTEFYRAENAENTIILVNGSMATTASFAQTLKNLHPHLNVVLYDQPYAGKSKAHNRHQKMLTRELEAQVLLELIEHFDANYLLSFSWGGTAALTALANTPRRIEKAVISSFSPLINEAMRDYLERGRHCLAARNRTQVGNLVNDTLGKHLPPLFKRFNFRHVSTLAEHEYAQMHFHINHVLNSDQQGFLTATQGIEIPVLFINGAWDEYTVASDAQHFAQPIANSRFICLENTGHFLDMEHKSASHNSKAALLDFLQPAQPHAPSQSL from the coding sequence ATGAAGCCCGAAGTAGCCGTGCTCGACATTCAAGGCCAGTATCGAATTCACACCGAGTTCTACCGCGCCGAGAACGCAGAAAACACCATCATTCTGGTTAATGGCTCGATGGCCACGACGGCCTCGTTTGCCCAGACCCTGAAAAACCTGCACCCGCATTTAAACGTTGTGCTCTACGACCAGCCCTACGCGGGCAAGTCGAAAGCCCACAACCGGCATCAGAAGATGCTGACCCGAGAGCTGGAGGCGCAGGTTCTGCTGGAGCTGATCGAACACTTTGACGCCAATTACTTACTGTCATTCTCATGGGGCGGCACCGCGGCACTGACCGCATTGGCCAACACGCCACGGCGTATCGAAAAAGCCGTGATCAGCTCCTTTTCACCGCTGATCAACGAAGCCATGCGCGACTATCTGGAGCGCGGTCGCCACTGCCTGGCTGCGCGCAATCGAACCCAGGTCGGCAACCTGGTCAACGACACCCTGGGCAAGCATTTGCCGCCGCTCTTCAAGCGCTTCAACTTTCGGCATGTCAGCACCCTGGCCGAACATGAGTACGCGCAAATGCACTTTCATATAAACCACGTGCTCAACAGCGACCAGCAGGGCTTCCTCACGGCCACCCAAGGCATCGAAATCCCGGTGTTGTTTATCAATGGCGCATGGGACGAGTACACCGTAGCCAGCGATGCCCAGCACTTTGCGCAACCGATCGCCAACAGCCGTTTCATTTGCCTGGAGAACACCGGGCACTTTCTGGATATGGAGCACAAATCTGCCAGCCATAACAGCAAAGCCGCCCTGCTCGATTTTTTGCAACCGGCACAGCCCCACGCCCCGTCACAGAGCCTCTGA
- a CDS encoding recombinase family protein, whose amino-acid sequence MDNVSQLIGYACASTHGQDIAQQQTLLNQFGCQRIFEERVGGEYIYRLQLERLFDHLRAGDVIVVTSLDRLARSTTDLFNIAGKIKTMGAGLQSLAEPWVDTTLPAGQTTLTIFAGIADFERALTGERTSAGRAAAKARGVRFGPKPVLTPEQVSHARRLIAEDQRSVAEAASILDVHRSTLYRALSKP is encoded by the coding sequence ATGGACAATGTAAGTCAGTTAATCGGGTACGCCTGCGCTTCAACTCATGGACAGGATATCGCGCAGCAACAAACCTTACTTAATCAGTTCGGATGCCAGCGAATCTTTGAGGAAAGAGTCGGCGGAGAATATATATACCGCCTGCAATTGGAACGTTTGTTTGATCACCTGAGGGCCGGTGATGTCATTGTCGTAACCAGCCTGGATCGGCTGGCCAGGTCAACCACCGATCTTTTCAACATCGCCGGAAAAATCAAAACCATGGGCGCTGGTTTGCAGTCACTGGCAGAGCCTTGGGTCGATACCACACTACCCGCCGGGCAAACGACTCTAACAATTTTTGCGGGCATTGCCGATTTTGAACGAGCACTGACCGGGGAGCGCACAAGTGCCGGCAGAGCCGCAGCCAAAGCCAGAGGCGTTCGATTCGGGCCCAAGCCCGTGTTAACTCCTGAACAAGTGAGCCATGCCCGACGGCTGATTGCCGAGGATCAAAGGTCGGTTGCAGAGGCTGCCAGCATTTTGGACGTTCATCGATCAACCCTGTACAGGGCCCTGTCCAAACCATGA
- a CDS encoding GGDEF domain-containing protein: protein MDIKSYLAQAAFIDLLLDAVCVVDSTGTFVYVSAACERIWGYKPHELIGTPMINLVFPGDRERTLLAANEIMAGAHKLNFENRYVRKDGQIAHMLWSARWSPTHQLRIAVARDITERKQAESRQSALFAISEAAQAAEDLLALFKHVHQLIGQWLPALNFSVALCDQAQGSLSFPYHVDDHPLPQFCEVSHLSDQVIRSGQSMLHGAENTPSWLGVPLATQNGIIGALVVKSAQGEERYTEQHKDLLQYVSTQVAAAIERKQLHERLQHLAQYDALTLLPNRELLYDRLNRALVHAKREHECMAVLYVDLDHFKRVNDSFGHAVGDGLLQQIARRLKECVRESDTVARMSGDEFVLILEKLVLPEHAVVVAEKLRFNLSRPVVIDGHTLNVFPSIGIAVYPEHGEQAQQLLNYADTAMYRVKRSARG, encoded by the coding sequence ATGGACATTAAAAGTTACCTGGCCCAAGCCGCCTTTATTGACCTGCTGCTCGATGCCGTGTGTGTGGTCGACAGCACAGGTACCTTCGTTTATGTCAGTGCTGCCTGTGAGCGTATCTGGGGCTATAAGCCGCATGAGCTGATAGGTACACCCATGATCAACCTGGTTTTTCCGGGGGATCGTGAGCGAACGCTGCTCGCGGCCAATGAGATCATGGCGGGGGCGCACAAGCTGAACTTTGAGAACCGCTATGTGCGCAAGGATGGGCAGATAGCCCATATGCTGTGGTCTGCCCGTTGGTCGCCAACCCATCAGCTGCGTATCGCTGTTGCTCGCGACATCACCGAACGCAAGCAGGCCGAGTCGCGGCAATCGGCACTGTTCGCCATCTCGGAGGCTGCCCAGGCCGCAGAGGATTTACTGGCGCTGTTCAAACATGTGCATCAGCTCATAGGGCAGTGGCTGCCGGCGTTGAATTTTTCGGTCGCACTTTGCGACCAGGCTCAAGGCTCGCTGAGCTTTCCCTATCACGTTGACGATCACCCCCTGCCGCAGTTCTGCGAGGTCAGCCACTTGAGCGATCAGGTCATTCGCAGCGGCCAGTCCATGCTGCACGGTGCTGAAAATACACCGTCATGGCTGGGCGTTCCCCTGGCCACCCAAAATGGAATTATCGGTGCGCTGGTGGTCAAGAGTGCCCAGGGTGAGGAACGTTACACCGAGCAGCACAAGGACCTGCTGCAATATGTATCGACCCAGGTGGCCGCGGCCATCGAACGCAAACAGTTGCACGAACGCCTGCAGCATCTGGCGCAATACGACGCCTTGACCCTTTTGCCCAATCGAGAGCTGCTGTACGACCGCCTGAACCGCGCATTGGTTCATGCGAAGCGCGAGCATGAGTGCATGGCCGTGCTGTATGTCGATCTGGACCATTTCAAGCGGGTCAACGACAGCTTTGGGCATGCGGTCGGTGATGGCCTGTTGCAGCAGATAGCTCGTCGCTTGAAAGAGTGTGTGCGAGAAAGTGACACCGTTGCCAGGATGAGCGGTGATGAGTTTGTGTTGATACTGGAGAAGCTGGTGCTGCCGGAGCACGCGGTGGTTGTGGCTGAAAAGCTGCGCTTCAATCTCAGTCGGCCTGTCGTGATTGATGGCCATACACTCAACGTTTTTCCCAGTATCGGCATCGCGGTTTACCCCGAACACGGCGAGCAGGCCCAGCAGTTGCTGAATTATGCGGACACGGCGATGTACCGGGTGAAAAGAAGTGCGCGGGGGTAA
- a CDS encoding LysE family translocator, with protein sequence MTPSLLLAVLASGFIYGITPGPGVLAVFGIGAARGRRAGAGFLCGHLLGDVIWCSTALIAIVGAREFGSTAFNVLGLISGLYLFWLGLRAVRAKSGSVARQGPARQPFTHGIFFGLTNPKAYPVAVATFTALLSSRAELLTWAMLPWLIALSFVGGALAYAILVGVVGAGQVRALYQRHELLITRLCGVMFIGFAISALMHALPGLLRTIV encoded by the coding sequence ATGACACCTTCGCTGTTACTGGCCGTACTGGCTTCGGGCTTTATCTATGGCATCACCCCGGGTCCAGGCGTGCTCGCTGTTTTTGGCATCGGTGCTGCGCGCGGGCGCCGTGCCGGGGCCGGATTCTTGTGCGGTCATCTGCTGGGTGATGTGATTTGGTGCAGCACGGCGCTGATTGCCATCGTTGGGGCGCGTGAATTCGGCAGCACGGCGTTCAATGTGCTCGGCCTGATCAGCGGTCTTTACCTGTTCTGGCTGGGTTTGCGCGCGGTTCGCGCCAAGAGCGGCAGCGTTGCCCGGCAAGGGCCGGCGCGTCAGCCGTTTACCCATGGCATTTTTTTCGGCCTGACCAACCCCAAAGCCTATCCTGTAGCGGTAGCGACGTTCACGGCCCTGCTTTCCAGTCGTGCAGAACTGCTCACCTGGGCCATGCTGCCATGGTTGATCGCGTTGAGTTTTGTGGGCGGTGCACTGGCTTATGCCATTTTGGTGGGGGTTGTGGGGGCAGGGCAGGTCAGGGCACTGTATCAGCGGCATGAACTGCTGATTACCCGACTGTGCGGGGTCATGTTTATCGGTTTTGCCATCAGTGCGCTGATGCATGCGCTGCCCGGGTTATTACGTACTATCGTGTGA
- a CDS encoding phospholipase D-like domain-containing protein: MAGAVFGWRSDNQFELLIDGPQFFPRMLAAIEHAQEQIDLELYLVEAGGCAEAIIHALEQAAWREVRVRCLFDGYGSLGLSLSLRRRLTEAGVELRFYNPLSWRRGLSNLYRDHRKLLLVDQQLAVVGGTGVTDEFWRPDENTCDWHEVMVEIQGPLVQDWQMLFDRQWRANISRKAWKPATHFGLAHLPRVPETGEGMGRVAYADARQHRDILQSLVRAINSGQQRIWLATPYFLPTWSVRRSLRRAAGRGVDVRLLLTGPRTDHPSVRYAGHRYYPRLLKSGVQILEYQPCFLHLKMVLIDDWVSIGSCNFDHWNLHFNLEANLEALDPALTQAVAASFIADFAQSQPISLQAWQSRPLWRRVKQRIWGWVDRVVVNILGRRH, translated from the coding sequence ATGGCCGGCGCGGTGTTTGGATGGCGCAGCGATAACCAGTTCGAGCTGTTGATCGATGGGCCGCAATTTTTCCCTCGAATGCTCGCCGCTATTGAGCATGCGCAAGAACAGATTGATCTGGAGTTGTATCTGGTTGAGGCCGGTGGCTGCGCCGAAGCCATTATCCACGCCCTGGAGCAGGCGGCCTGGCGCGAGGTGCGCGTGCGCTGCCTGTTTGACGGTTACGGCAGTCTGGGGTTGAGCCTGAGCCTGCGTCGCAGATTGACCGAGGCTGGCGTGGAGCTCAGGTTTTACAACCCGCTGAGCTGGCGGCGGGGGCTGAGCAACCTGTACCGCGATCATCGCAAGCTGTTGCTGGTGGATCAGCAATTGGCCGTGGTCGGGGGGACGGGGGTGACGGATGAGTTTTGGCGCCCCGACGAAAATACCTGTGACTGGCATGAAGTCATGGTCGAGATTCAAGGGCCGTTGGTTCAGGACTGGCAGATGTTGTTTGATCGCCAATGGCGCGCCAACATCAGCCGCAAAGCGTGGAAGCCGGCGACGCACTTTGGGCTCGCACACCTGCCACGCGTGCCCGAGACCGGTGAGGGCATGGGGCGCGTTGCCTACGCCGATGCACGCCAGCATCGCGATATCCTGCAATCGCTGGTGCGGGCGATCAACAGTGGCCAGCAGCGTATCTGGCTGGCTACCCCTTATTTCCTGCCTACCTGGAGCGTGCGGCGTTCGCTGCGCCGTGCGGCGGGGCGGGGCGTTGATGTGCGGCTGTTACTGACCGGCCCGCGCACTGACCATCCTTCTGTGCGTTATGCCGGTCATCGCTACTACCCGCGCCTGCTCAAGTCCGGGGTGCAGATCCTGGAATACCAGCCTTGTTTTCTGCATTTGAAAATGGTGCTGATAGACGATTGGGTCAGTATCGGTTCGTGCAATTTCGACCACTGGAACCTGCACTTCAACCTTGAGGCCAACCTCGAGGCGCTCGACCCTGCGCTCACCCAGGCGGTGGCCGCCAGCTTTATTGCCGATTTCGCACAGAGCCAGCCCATCAGCCTGCAAGCCTGGCAGTCACGGCCGCTCTGGCGTCGGGTCAAACAGCGCATTTGGGGATGGGTAGACAGGGTGGTGGTCAATATTTTGGGGCGACGGCACTAG
- a CDS encoding YceI family protein, which produces MFKALLSSVCALLLTLGVSLSAQANWYLDGESSRLSFVTTQNANIANVHRFLVLHGKVDRKGHAQLRIEMDSVNSTVPLRDERMRDVLFDFKHFPEAQITAQIDLQPINDLASGAQLELHLPVTVSLRGKQHTYEAQLLATRLDERRFQVVTLEPLMLQAEDFGLQPELETLRKLAGLSAISFSVPVGAVLIFTAR; this is translated from the coding sequence ATGTTCAAAGCGTTGTTATCTTCTGTCTGTGCCCTGTTGCTGACCCTGGGTGTGAGCCTGTCTGCCCAGGCCAACTGGTACCTGGATGGTGAGTCATCACGGCTTTCGTTTGTCACCACGCAAAATGCCAATATTGCCAATGTGCATCGTTTCCTGGTTCTGCACGGCAAAGTCGACCGCAAGGGGCATGCGCAATTGCGAATCGAGATGGACTCGGTCAACAGTACTGTCCCGTTGCGTGACGAGCGCATGCGGGACGTGCTGTTTGATTTCAAGCACTTCCCCGAAGCGCAAATCACCGCGCAGATAGACCTGCAACCGATCAACGATCTCGCCTCCGGGGCGCAACTGGAGCTGCACTTGCCGGTCACGGTCAGCTTGCGCGGCAAGCAACATACGTATGAGGCCCAATTACTGGCCACTCGCCTTGATGAGCGACGCTTCCAGGTGGTGACACTGGAGCCGCTGATGCTGCAGGCAGAAGATTTTGGCCTGCAGCCAGAACTCGAAACCTTGCGCAAATTGGCGGGGCTGTCGGCGATCAGTTTTTCAGTACCGGTGGGCGCGGTGCTGATTTTCACGGCTCGCTAA
- the olsB gene encoding L-ornithine N(alpha)-acyltransferase, protein MSQIARIRDTAPERRLQAERLIGPDALREAQALRFRVFSDELKAKLKGAEHGLDEDDYDLYCEHIGVRDLNSGKLVATTRLLDHCAAQNIGHFYSEEEFNLHGLAHLQGPILEIGRTCVDPAYRNGGTITVLWGELAEVLNQGNYRYLMGCASIPMQDGGIQAQAIMQRLRERYLCTEHLRAEPKKPLPTQDIPANVIAEMPPLLKAYMRLGAKICGEPCWDEDFQVADVFILLKRDELCPRYARHFKAAM, encoded by the coding sequence ATGTCCCAGATCGCCCGCATCCGCGACACCGCACCAGAACGCCGCCTGCAGGCAGAACGCCTGATCGGGCCTGACGCTTTGCGTGAGGCCCAGGCCCTGCGCTTTCGTGTATTCAGCGACGAGTTGAAGGCCAAACTCAAAGGCGCCGAACACGGGCTGGACGAGGACGATTACGACCTGTATTGCGAACATATCGGGGTACGTGACCTCAATAGCGGCAAGCTGGTAGCCACCACCCGCTTGCTCGATCACTGCGCGGCACAAAACATCGGCCATTTTTACAGCGAAGAAGAGTTCAACCTTCACGGGCTGGCCCACTTGCAGGGCCCGATCCTTGAAATCGGCCGAACCTGCGTCGACCCGGCCTACCGCAACGGGGGCACCATTACCGTGCTCTGGGGCGAATTGGCTGAAGTGCTCAACCAGGGTAATTATCGGTATCTGATGGGCTGCGCGAGCATCCCGATGCAGGATGGTGGCATCCAGGCCCAGGCCATCATGCAGCGCCTGCGCGAGCGTTATCTGTGTACGGAACATTTGCGCGCAGAACCCAAAAAGCCATTACCGACACAAGACATACCTGCCAATGTCATTGCCGAAATGCCACCTCTGCTTAAGGCCTATATGCGCCTGGGGGCCAAAATTTGCGGCGAGCCATGCTGGGATGAGGACTTTCAGGTGGCTGACGTGTTTATTTTGCTCAAGCGCGATGAGCTGTGCCCGCGCTATGCACGTCACTTCAAGGCGGCCATGTAA
- a CDS encoding lysophospholipid acyltransferase family protein: MSRLRRYGRVARVLGVVSLGLSMASVFGVLERFNLNSAMDRRQRWSQFFMTRLSNALPFRVTVVGELPATPMLWVSNHVSWTDIALLGQLTPLSFLSKAEVRGWPVAGWLAAKAGSLFIRRGAGDSQMIREQMTRHLQHPLSLLMFPEGTTTDGRSVRTFHGRLLSAAIDTRMPLQPVAIRYLRNGEIDAIAPFIGDDDLLSHLLRLFSHEQAEVEIHLLEPICSQEQERAVLAFRAQEAIRRVVVAEPVARTNPVAAAGRSLVPSAAATRVAISE, from the coding sequence ATGAGCCGCTTGCGCCGGTATGGCCGAGTGGCAAGGGTTCTCGGGGTCGTGAGCCTGGGGTTGAGCATGGCCAGCGTGTTCGGGGTACTGGAGCGTTTTAATCTCAACAGCGCAATGGACCGGCGCCAGCGCTGGTCGCAGTTTTTTATGACACGCCTGAGCAACGCCCTGCCCTTTCGCGTCACCGTCGTGGGCGAGCTGCCGGCAACGCCAATGTTGTGGGTGAGCAATCACGTGTCATGGACCGACATTGCGCTGCTGGGGCAACTGACACCGCTGTCGTTTCTGTCCAAGGCCGAAGTCCGTGGCTGGCCCGTTGCCGGCTGGCTGGCGGCCAAGGCAGGCAGCCTGTTTATCCGCAGGGGTGCGGGGGACAGCCAAATGATCCGCGAACAAATGACCCGTCACCTGCAGCACCCACTCTCTTTGCTGATGTTCCCCGAAGGCACTACCACTGACGGGCGCTCGGTACGCACCTTTCATGGGCGGCTGCTATCGGCAGCGATTGATACCCGGATGCCGCTGCAACCTGTGGCCATTCGCTATTTGCGCAATGGAGAGATCGATGCGATAGCTCCGTTTATTGGCGACGATGATTTGCTGTCACATTTGCTGCGTCTATTTAGCCACGAACAGGCCGAGGTCGAGATACATCTGCTTGAGCCTATTTGCAGCCAGGAGCAAGAGCGCGCAGTGCTGGCGTTCAGGGCTCAGGAAGCGATACGGCGGGTGGTGGTGGCGGAGCCTGTAGCCCGTACAAATCCTGTAGCCGCTGCCGGTCGCAGCCTCGTACCTTCGGCTGCGGCTACGCGAGTGGCGATATCGGAGTAA
- a CDS encoding ACP phosphodiesterase, whose amino-acid sequence MNYLAHLHLGGQRPEELLGSLYGDFVKGLLHGQYSPEIERGIQLHRSIDVFTDNHPLVGQSLSRFTRTRRRYAGIVLDVFFDHCLARDWSQYAEGPLERFTSDFYRVLVAEQQLPRRLATIAPHMAAHDWLGSYRDFAVLEQVFNGIARRLSRPEELAGAMQDLKTLYEPLSEDFRAFYPQLQVYAAEQRVTPISPLA is encoded by the coding sequence TTACGGCGACTTCGTCAAAGGGCTGCTGCACGGTCAGTACAGTCCCGAGATTGAGCGCGGGATTCAACTGCACCGCAGCATTGATGTTTTCACTGACAACCACCCTCTGGTGGGGCAGTCGCTGTCGCGGTTTACCCGGACCCGCAGGCGCTATGCGGGCATCGTGCTCGATGTGTTTTTCGATCATTGCCTGGCACGGGACTGGAGCCAGTATGCCGAAGGGCCGCTGGAGCGTTTTACTTCGGACTTTTATCGGGTGCTGGTGGCCGAGCAGCAGTTGCCACGGCGGCTTGCCACCATCGCACCGCACATGGCGGCGCATGACTGGCTGGGTTCGTACCGGGATTTTGCAGTGCTGGAGCAAGTGTTCAACGGGATAGCCCGACGGTTGTCGCGCCCCGAAGAACTGGCGGGGGCGATGCAGGATTTAAAGACGTTGTACGAGCCGCTCAGTGAGGATTTTCGAGCGTTTTATCCGCAACTGCAGGTGTATGCGGCAGAACAGCGGGTTACTCCGATATCGCCACTCGCGTAG